AGGCGCCATCAGGCAGTAAAACCTGCGTTTCAGTGACCCCATCAGCGATAGCTGAGGCGATAAAACCGAGCGGTTTAAGCGAAGCGACTACGGCGGCGTTAACATCTTGTGCTGTTGAACCCCAAAGTGCAGCGGATAGTGCTGCGAAAAGAAGCGTACTTTTCTGTAACATAATGCGACTTATCATCGTAATGAACGTGTGGAATGTGATATTATAACATTCGATGACTTCTGCAAGCATAAATTGACATGACGAATCTGGTATCTCTCGAAAATATTTCGGTTTCATTTGGTCAGCGCCGCGTCCTCTCTGACGTTTCGCTGGATCTGAAACCCGGCAAAATTCTGACGCTTCTGGGTCCAAACGGTGCGGGTAAGTCCACGCTGGTGCGGGTTGTACTCGGCCTGGTAGCACCGGACTCAGGCCTGATCAAGCGTGACCGGCAGCTGCGTATTGGCTATGTGCCTCAGAAGCTGCACCTTGACGCCACGCTGCCGCTGACGGTCAGCCGCTTTCTGAGACTGCGCCCCGATACGCGCAAAGAGGATATTCTTCCGGCGCTTAAGCGTGTGCAGGCCGGGCATCTGATTGAAGCGCCCCTGCAAAAGCTCTCCGGCGGCGAGACCCAACGCGTGCTGCTGGCCCGTGCGCTTTTGAACAAACCGCAGCTGCTGGTGCTCGATGAACCGACTCAGGGTGTGGATGTTAACGGACAGGTTGCGCTGTATGATCTGATCGATCAGCTGCGTAAAGAGCTGGACTGCGCCGTGCTGATGGTGTCCCACGACCTGCATCTGGTGATGGCGAAAACCGACGAAGTGCTCTGCCTGAACCACCACATCTGCTGCTCCGGCACGCCGGAAGTGGTCTCCATGCATCCCGAATTTATCTCGATGTTTGGCCCACGCGGCGCTGAACAGCTGGGCATTTATCGCCACCATCACAACCACCGCCATGATTTGCAGGGACGCATTGTCCTTCGCCGGGGAAACGGTAACTCATGATTGAACTATTACTGCCCGGCTGTCTGGCCGGGATAATGCTCGCCTGCGCGGCGGGTCCACTGGGCTCGTTTGTCGTCTGGCGCCGGATGTCCTACTTTGGCGATACGCTGGCCCATGCTTCTCTGCTGGGGGTGGCGTTTGGTTTACTGCTGGATGTGAATCCTTTTTACGCGGTGATTGCGGTGACGCTGCTGCTGGCGGCGGGTCTGGTGTGGCTTGAAAAACGCCCGCACCTTGCGGTGGATACGCTGCTTGGGATCATGGCCCACAGCGCCCTGTCGCTGGGTCTGGTGGTGGTGAGCCTGATGTCCAACATCCGCGTGGATCTGATGGCCTATCTGTTTGGCGATCTGCTGGCGGTCACGCCGGACGACCTGATTGCCATCGCCATCGGAGTGGTGATTGTTCTGGCTATCCTGCTGTGGCAGTGGCGCAACCTGCTGGCAATGACCATCAGCCCGGATTTAGCCTTTGTTGATGGCGTGAAACTGCAGCGCGTAAAACTGCTGCTGATGCTGGTGACCGCGTTGACCATTGGCGTGGCGATGAAGTTTGTCGGGGCGCTGATCATCACCTCCCTGTTGATTATCCCTGCCGCCACCGCACGTCGTTTTGCCCGTACGCCGGAGCAGATGGCCGGTGTGGCTGTGGGTGTGGGGATGATCGCGGTGACCGGCGGATTAACCTTCTCGGCATTTTATGACACCCCTGCCGGGCCGTCCGTGGTGCTGTGTGCGGCTACGCTGTTTATCTTCAGTATGATGAAGAAGCCTGCCAGCTGAGGTATTGCCCGGTGGCGCTACGCTTACCGGGCCTACGGAATTGTGCTTTTGTAGGCCGGGTAAGGCGCAGCCGCCACCCGGCAATGTCCAAAGTGATTAAGGCATCTGCGGCGGCGTAATGCCAAAGTGGTCCCAGGCTCTTACCGTCGCCATGCGCCCGCGCGGCGTACGCTGCAAAAAGCCCTGCTGGATCAGATACGGCTCCAGCACATCCTCGATAGTTTCCCGCTCTTCACCAATCGCCGCCGCCAGGTTATCCAGCCCCACCGGCCCGCCGAAGAACTTGTCCAGCACCGCCAGCAGCAGCTTACGGTCCATATAGTCAAACCCTTCGGCATCGACGTTCAGCATATCCAGCGCCTGGGCAGCAATATCCAGCGAGATGGTGCCGTCGTGCTTCACTTCGGCAAAATCGCGCACCCTGCGCAGTAGGCGGTTGGCGATACGCGGCGTGCCGCGGGAGCGCTTCGCCACTTCGAAAGCCCCCTCTTCGCTCATATCCAGCCCCATGTAGCGCGCGCTTCGGCTCACAATATGCTGGAGATCGGGCACCTGGTAAAACTCAAGGCGCTGCACGATGCCGAAACGATCGCGCAGCGGCGAGGTTAAGGAACCCGCGCGGGTGGTGGCGCCAATCAGGGTGAAAGGCGGGAGGTCGATTTTAATCGAACGCGCGGCCGGGCCTTCGCCAATCATGATATCCAGCTGGTAGTCTTCCATCGCCGGATAGAGCACCTCTTCCACCACCGGTGACAGGCGATGGATCTCATCGATAAACAGCACATCGTGGGGTTCGAGGTTGGTCAGCATCGCCGCCAGATCGCCCGCCTTTTCCAGCACCGGGCCGGAGGTGGTGCGCAGATTGACGCCCATCTCGTTGGCGACGATATTGGCGAGGGTGGTTTTCCCGAGCCCTGGCGGGCCGAAAATCAGCAGGTGATCGAGGGCGTCGCCGCGAAGTTTCGCCGCCTGGATGAAGATCTCCATCTGCGAGCGCACCTGCGGCTGGCCAATATACTCATCAAGCAGCTTCGGGCGGATCGCCCTGTCCACCAGATCTTCTGTCTGAACGCTGCCTGCTGAGACCAGACGGTCTGCTTCAATCATCCTTTACCTCACAATGCGGCGCGCAGCGCTTCACGAATCAGGGTTTCACTGGTAGCGTCCGGTTTAGCCACTTTACTGACCATTCGGCTCGCTTCCTGAGGTTTATAGCCCAGCGCCACCAGCGCGGCAACCGCTTCCTGTTCCGCATCATCTGTTGCCGGGCCCGCCGGCGAAGTCAGCACGAGGTCGGCAGCAGGGGTAAACAGATCGCCATGCAGACCTTTGAAGCGATCTTTCATCTCGACAATCAGGCGCTCGGCCGTTTTCTTACCAATGCCCGGAAGTTTAATCAGGGCGGCGGGATCTTCACGCTCAACGGCGTTAACGAACTGCGCAGCCGACATCCCGGAGAGGATCGCCAGCGCCAGCTTTGGCCCCACGCCGTTGGTTTTGATCAGCTCTTTAAACAGGGTGCGTTCCTGCTTGTTGTTAAAGCCAAACAGCAGCTGGGCATCTTCACGCACCACGAAGTGAGTAAAGATAATCGCCTCTTTGCCCGCGTCCGGCAACTCATAGAAGCAGGTCATCGGCATGTGCACTTCATAGCCCACGCCTGCGGCCTCAAGCAGCACTATCGGGGGTTGTTTTTCTAAGATGATGCCTCTGAGTCTGCCTATCACGTGACGCTCCTGCGTTAAGGGCTAAAAGTTACCGCTGCCATAATAAAAAAAGGCTGGATAAACATCCAGCCTGATTTCACACATTTAGCGTAATCGACCGCGCGCCAGGTTGAGCCGCGACTCGCTAATCTGCATCGCGTTCTGGCTAACGTGGCAATGGGTAATGGCAATTGCCAGCGCATCAGCGGCATCCGCCTGTGGATTGGCGGGCAGTTTTAGCAGGGTACGCACCATGTGCTGCACCTGGCTTTTATCTGCCCCACCGTTCCCCACCACGGTCTGCTTGACCTGCCGCGCGGCGTATTCAAACACCGGCAGATCCTGGTTCACCGCGGCGACAATCGCCACGCCGCGCGCCTGACCCAGCTTCAGCGCCGAGTCGGCGTTCTTCGCCATAAACACCTGTTCGATGGCGAAATAGTCCGGCTGGAACTGAGTGATAATCTCCGTCACGCCCGCGTAAATAAGCTTCAGGCGCGACGGCAGATCGTCCACTTTTGTACGGATACAGCCGCTGCCCAGGTAGGTTAACTGACGCCCGACCTGGCGGATAACGCCATAACCGGTGATGCGTGAGCCCGGGTCAATACCGAGAATAATCGCCATCACGCCGCTCCGGTTATCGGTTTAGGTTGGGCCATTACAGCGTAGCCGCAACCTCGTCGGAGATTTCACCGTTGTGATAAACTTCCTGCACATCGTCGCAATCTTCAAGCATGTCGATCAGACGCAGCAGTTTCGGTGCGGTTTCCGCATCCATATCCGCTTTGGTGGATGGGATCATGGTGACTTCGGCTGCGTCGGCTTTCAGGCCAGCGGCTTCCAGCGCATCACGCACGGCACCCATCTCTTCCCATGCGGTATAGACGTCAATCGCGCCGTCGTCATAGGTCACAACGTCTTCAGCACCGGCTTCCAGCGCCGCTTCCATGATCGCGTCTTCGTCGCCTTTCTCGAAGGAGATCACGCCTTTCTTGCTGAACAGGTACGCAACGGAACCGTCAGTGCCCAGGTTACCACCGGTTTTGGTGAAGGCATGACGCACTTCGGCCACGGTACGGTTACGGTTGTCGGACAAGCATTCAATCATCACCGCCGTGCCGCCAGGACCGTAACCTTCATAAATGATGGTTTCCATGTTCGCGTCTTCATCGCCGCCTACGCCACGGGCAATAGCACGGTTCAGGGTGTCACGGGTCATGTTGTTGCTCAGCGCTTTATCGATCGCTGCGCGCAGACGCGGGTTAGAGCCGGCATCGCCGCCGCCCAGACGAGCTGCGGTAACCAGCTCACGAATGATTTTGGTGAAGATCTTACCGCGTTTGGCATCCTGTGCCGCTTTGCGGTGTTTGGTGTTGGCCCACTTACTATGACCTGCCATAAAAAACTCTCCAAAAAGCGCGCCCTTTCAGGCGGCGTTAATTACAAATTCTTCAATCGCCTGCCGGTTGCTCCACGACTTGGTTAACGCTGCGGCTTCGGCTGCATTAACCCAGCGGTAGGTCAAATGTTCGGTGAACACGATCTCCCGCTCGTGGGGAAGCGCAAGGCAGAACCAGGATTCTGTATTGCGTTCGGTCCCCGGCGCATAGCGATGACGTAAATGGCTAAAGATTTCAAAATCCACCGTGCGCTGACAGTCCTTCAGGGTCAGTTGCTCGCGAGCAACATCAATGGCGACCTCTTCCTTTACTTCACGCGCGGCGGCCTGCAACGCGGTTTCACCCTCCTCCAGGCTGCCGGTAACCGACTGCCAGAAGGCGGGATCGTCGCGTCGCTGCAACATCAGCACCCGCTTCGTGTCTTCTGCATAAATGATCACTAACACGGAAACGGGAAGCTTATATGCCATATCAGTTTTTCTCTTCCTTTTTCACCACTTCGATACCCAGTTCGCTCAGGGAAGCCGGGTTAGCGAAGCTTGGCGCTTCGGTCATCAGACACGCAGCGGCGGTGGTTTTCGGGAAGGCGATAACATCACGAATGTTGTCGGTGCCGGTCAGCAGCATGGTCAGACGATCCAGACCAAACGCCAGACCTGCGTGCGGCGGTGTACCGTACTTCAGGGCATCCAGCAGGAAGCCAAACTTCTCGCGCTGTTCCTGTTCGTTAATGCCCAGAATACCAAATACGGTCTGCTGCATGTCGCCGCTGTGGATACGCACGGAACCGCCGCCCACTTCGTAGCCGTTGATCACCATGTCGTAGGCGTTAGCGACTGCCTCTTCCGGTGCTGCTTGCAGCTCTGCCGCGCTCATCTCTTTCGGGGAGGTGAACGGGTGGTGCATCGCGGTCAGACCGCCTTCGCCGTCATCTTCGAACATCGGGAAGTCGATAACCCACAGCGGCGCCCATTTGGCTTCGTCAGTGAGGTTCAGATCTTTGCCCAGCTTCAGACGCAGTGCGCCCAGCGCGTCGGCAACCACTTTCTTGTTGTCCGCGCCGAAGAAGATCATGTCGCCGTCCTGGGCTTCAGTACGCGCCAGAATGGATTCAACGATCTCAGCATTCAGGAATTTCGCCACCGGGCTGGTGATGCCTTCGATGCCTTTCGCACGCTCGGTGACTTTGATGTAAGCCAGGCCTTTCGCGCCATAAATTTTGATGAAGTTGCCGTAGTCGTCAATCTGCTTACGGCTTAAGGCAGCACCGCCAGGTACGCGCAGCGCGGCGACGCGGCCTTTCGGATCGTTAGCCGGGCCAGAGAAGACCGCGAACTCCACGCCTTTCAGCAGGTCGGCAACGTCCACCAGCTCCATCGGGTTACGCAGGTCTGGTTTGTCAGAGCCGTAGCGACGTTCCGCTTCAGCGAAGGTCATGATTGGGAAGTCGCCCAGATCCACGCCCTTCACGTCCAGCCACAGGCTGCGTACCAGCGCTTCCATCACTTCACGCACCTGCTCAGCGGTCATGAAGGAGGTCTCGACGTCGATCTGGGTAAATTCTGGCTGACGGTCAGCACGCAGGTCTTCGTCACGGAAGCATTTCACAATCTGATAGTAGCGGTCGAAACCGGACATCATCAGCAGCTGTTTGAACAGCTGAGGGGACTGTGGCAGCGCGTAGAATTTGCCTTTATGGACGCGGGATGGCACGAGGTAGTCACGCGCGCCTTCCGGGGTCGCTTTGGTCAGCATCGGGGTTTCGATATCGAGGAAACCGTGATCGTCCATAAAGCGGCGCACCAGGCTGGTGATTTTCGCGCGGGTTTTCAGGCGATCGGCCATTTCCGGGCGACGCAGATCAAGATAGCGGAATTTCAGACGCGCTTCTTCGGTGTTGACGTGGTTGAAATCCAGCGGCAGTGAGTCTGAACGGTTAATGATGGTCAGATCGGTCGCCAGCACTTCGATTTCACCGGTCGCCATGTCGCTGTTGATGTTCTTTTCGTCACGCGCACGCACGGTACCGGTCACCTGGATGCAGAACTCATTACGCAGTTCAGCTGCCAGCTTTAACGCATCGGCGCGGTCTGGATCGAAAAACACCTGCACGATGCCTTCGCGGTCGCGCATATCGATAAAGATAAGGCTGCCAAGATCACGACGACGGTTGACCCAACCACACAGGGTCACCTGCTGTCCGACGTGGGACTGACGCAGCTGCCCGCAATATTCTGTACGCATGAGATATCCCTTAACTTAGCCGCAGGCTACAAGGTCGCAGCTTTCTGTATATCAAACTGGATGAAAAAAGGCGGCTATTATACTGGAAATTCCGCCAGACGATAAGAGAGAAGCGCGCCAGACGCGCGTTTGCTGCTCGCATCTTGCATATTCTCACAAAATTTAACAAAAATATCAGACCTGGAACATGCTGGCTCAGCGTAAGGTATTAGCAAGGCTAACTATTTAACAGGAATAACCATGTTCACACTCGACGCCGCCCGTACCGCCCTTGTGGTGATTGATTTACAGGAAGGGATCCTGCCCTTTGCCGGTGGTCCGCATACCGCCCAGGATGTGGTCAGCCGCAGCGCACGTCTGGCCGAAAAATGCCGCGCCAGCGGATCGCCCGTGGTGATGGTCCGCGTGGGCTGGTCCGCCGATTTCGCCGAGGCGCTGAAACAGCCGGTGGATGCCCAGGCGCCCGCCCATGCCCTGCCGGAAAACTGGTGGCACTACCCGCTGTCTCTCGGCAAACGCGATAGCGATATCGAGGTGACCAAACGCCAGTGGGGCGCATTCTACGGCACCGACCTGGAGTTACAGCTGCGTCGTCGCGGTATCGATACTATTATTCTGTGTGGGATCTCCACCAACATCGGCGTTGAGTCCACCGCGCGTAACGCCTGGGAGCTGGGCTTTAATCTGGTGATCGCCGAAGACGCCTGCAGCGCGGCCTCGGCCGACCAGCATCTCGGCAGCATGACCAATATCTTCCCGCGCATTGGCCGGGTACGCAGCACCGACGAGATTATCAGCGCACTATGATCTATCTGGGGTTACCCCAATGGTCGCATCCGAAATGGGTGCGGCTGGGGATTACCGGTCTTGAAGAGTATGCCCGCCACTTTAACTGCATGACGCGGTAATTTTTCAAATCACTAAAGAACGCCCAAGAGCATGAGTTTTCTTTAATTTAATCAACGCATTATAAACACTCCTCATATGAAATTCGGTAAAGTTCATATGAGTTAAAATGTCCCAACCATGCCCCAAAACTGGCCTTTATGCCCCATCCCTGCCCCATAAAACACTTCAAAAATCCACGCTTCACACCGTTTACACTGTATAAAAAAACAGTATAAATTGCGTGGTAAATCATTGCTGTTTTGGAGACGTTATGTTCCTCGAACTAGTTTATGACAAACGAAATGTTGAAGGATTGGCGGGTGCCAGAGATATCATCCATGCCGAACTGACTAAGCGAGTGCACCGGATCTTTCCGGATGCAGAAGTGAAGGTTAAGCCGATGCAGGCGAATGGCTTAAACAGCGATGCCAGCAAAAGTGATCGGAAAAAGCTGAACCGAATGCTGGAGGAAATGTTTGAAGAGTCAGATATGTGGGAAGCTGAGGCTCGATTACTAACAAGCCGGATAACCGCACTATATGAAACCAAGGGGTTCATAGCGGCTATACACAGAAAAAATTAAACCATTATCCCTTTATCAAGAACGAATCTATGTTGCCTTTCGCCTAAAGGAATGCAAAGATCCGAAAAATCTTAGGTCGCCATCCTTCTTGTAAAGGATCTTATAGTTCAATAACTCCTCACTTTTATTGTGGGTACTAACGGTAGGTATAATGGAATAAACATGGATATTAAAAATTTAACAATCACCCAAGAAGATAAACCTTTAATATACACAATCATTGTTTCATTAACAATTGTATATGGCTATTCATTAGCTAATTATTCAATGTCAATTGATAATGAATTTACCGAGTTTTTTGCACAAAAACTCAGTATTGGGCGATGGGGCGGAGCATTCTTAAAAGAAACGATACTGCCAAATCCATACGCTCCATTTTTCACAAATCTAATATTCTGCATATTTCTTGGCTTTTCTGCCTTTACCACATCGAAGCTTCTTTCTTTTAAAAGAAATAAGGCTATTTTGTTTTCTGTCTTATGTATATCTTATCCTGCAATTTTTTATCAAGCTGATTTTATCATGCAAAGTGATGCGGTTAGCATTGGCATGTTTGTGGGCGTTATTTCTGCATACCTAGTGATATGTAGCTTAGAAAAAATTGATTCCACACCGAGAAAAATAGGCATATATATATTGTCAGCTTTATTCTATTGCTTTTCAATTTCCGTTTATCAGTCCATATTTAATACGGCATTAGGCATTATTGCAATTTTTTATGCTCATAATTATTATGAAGGAAGAAAAACACTTACAATCTGTAAGTTACTTGCATACATATGTTGGATTATCTCTGCTCTTTCTTTGTATGTCATTTGTACAAAGGCCCTTCAAGCTATATATCACATCGAGGGTGCCTCTTATTTAATAAATCAGATCGGATGGTTACATAATTCTTTAACAGTTAACATAACAACGATCTTAGCAGCCCTATATAAACTTACAACAGGATCTTCGTATTATGGAGCAGCTATATTTAGACTTGCTTCAGTTTGCTTCGTTTTACACGTAGTCATGTGCTTTTGGAAAAGAAGGGGGGCAGTAAGCATAATTATGGCTTTGCTGGCTTATTTATCACCTTTTGTTCTGGTAATTGCTTTAGCATCAGATGCTCCCCCTCGCACTTTTACCTTCCAACCGTTTATCCATGCTTTTTTTATTTGCACTATAGTTTTTTCATACTTTAAGGAATCAACCGCTAATTATGTCACTTATATTTTATGCATCATTGGCGTATGGTTTGGCTCAAGTACTTATAGCAAGCTTATGTTTTCTGACCATATGATTTGGCAATCTGACAAAATTACTGCTGCAGAAATCATCAGCACCATCAGGAATAAAATACCTCAATACAGTGAAGGCGAGACGCCTATTTATTTTTATGGTGCACTTAATAAAAATAATATATGGAAGCCCGGAAACTCAGATATATTTGGTAGTTCCTTTTTCGCCTGGGATGGTGGTAACTCTGAGCGAATTATTGCTTTCTATCGTTCAAATTTGATTGCTGATATCAAACCTGTTACTTATGCTCAGGCAATGAGCATAAATGATAAGATTAAAGAAGTGAAACCATGGCCGTCACGTGAGGCTATTTTCATGGAAAATGGCATCGTTGTTGTTAAATTGAGTAATAATGAAGGTTTCACAGGTAACCTTAGTAGGTAATTATGCGTACATTTTCAAAATATATTGGCATAGGCATAATTAATACTTTGTCTACTTTAGTAATCATTATTTCACTGACTGCATTTGGCGTTGACTTATACGCTGCTAATGCATGTGGATATGTTGCCGGAATACTAATCAGTTATTTATTAAACTGTACATTTACTTTTAAAAAAAATTATGCTTTCAAAAGCATATTTTTATTTTCACTTGTTTCAGCAGTATGCTATTTTGCTAACGTAATAACAATTTACCTATCTATTTCAATTGGCTCCGGGCCTTATATAGCTCAGGTAGTAGGTATGTGTGTATACACTATTACTGGATTCCTTTTAAATAAATACGTTACATTTAAATAAGGAGTAAATTAACGATGAAAAATGGTTCCAAATTAATTATCGTAGTACCTTGCTACAATGAAAGCGAGGTTTTTGAAAACACGCATCTTACTTTGCAGTCCGTTATCAATGAATTAATTGTAGATGAACTAATATCTGATAATAGTGGAATATTTTATGTGGACGATGGTAGTAAAGATGATACTTGGGAAAAAATAGCTCATGTATGCAAAATGGAAGGTTCTGGTGGGCTCAAATTGTCAAGAAATTGTGGGCACCAGGTAGCTGTAATCGCAGGCCTTCAGGAAGTTGATGCAGATGCCGTAATTACTATCGATGCTGATCTACAAGATGACGTTAAAGCAATAAAAGAAATGGTTATAAAATTTAATGAAGGTTTTGACGTTGTTTATGGTGTACGAGATGATAGAACCACTGATTCTTTTTTCAAAAGGCAGTCAGCAAAAGCATTTTATAATTTAATGTCTAAAATTGGCGTAGAACAAATTAATAATCATGCTGACTTTAGGTTGTTGAGTAGAAGAGCTAAAGAAGCCCTTCTTTCCTACAAAGAAAGTAATCTGTATCTAAGAGGTATTGTGCCAACTATCGGATTTAAAACATCCATTGTATATTATAAACGTTTAGAAAGATTAGCCGGGCAATCAAAATATCCTTTCAGAAAGATGCTAGCTTTAGCTGTTCAGGGAATTACCTCAAACACAGTATTCCCTCTACGAGCTATCGCCTTTATTGGACTACTCATTTCTTTTACATCATTCTTATTCCTCATATTTATTATTCTTAATAAGTTATTTGGAAATACTTTCCCAGGGTGGGCATCAATAAGCGCGGGCATTTACTTTTTAGGGGGGGTGCAAATGTTTTCTATCGGTATAATTGGTGAATATGTTGGAAAAATATATATTGAAACAAAAAAGCGCCCAAGATATTTTATCGAAAATAAATACGATGTTTAACCAATGCAAAAGATACGACATACATTGAACTTTGATTGTATTAAAATATAGTAAAAACTAAAGGCGTTAGCGCAAATAGATAACCAACCACGTGGAAATGGAATTATTTGCGCTACTCACCTCAAGGTTACATATTAAAATTTCTCAGCGCTATAAACGATAAAAAATTGATTGCATTAATATTTATCACTACTTATAGTCACTTGCATTGCCCCTCACATTCTAATTGAAAAAATTTCATATGGCTTACACCCTTCAATATAATTGGTTTTTTTGCTATAAAGTCATAAAGCCTAGGTTACTAAAAAAACTGACGTCTTATTTCATCTATTCAATTATGGTTTTTATGAAAATAATTAATTAATATTAATTAGTGGTTTCTCAACATCATTATAATCCCCCCCCCCTTAATTTATGGAGATAAAGGACTCGCTCTCAGGCTACGTTGATGATCCTTACTTTTTTCCCGTTTTACACCTCAGCATTCGTGCTGATATGGCAAGGGAGCTGGCACATGCATTACTCAAGTGCGCTGATAATATTGATGCGGGATTGACCCAACCCACAATTAAGTTTGTTCGATGAGCTTATCAGCAACAAAGCGGTACGCCGGGCGATAGATAACGATCCCCAAGTGTTTCACATTTGTAACGAAATTAAAAAAGTACAGACCAATAGACGGCAATCTGGGAGGCGGTAACAAATCGCAGCATCAGGAAAATAGAGATTAACTTGAGAGATACATTGCAGAAAGGACGATTATTAGCGTAACCAGAGCAACGCTAATGAGCATCAGCGGGTGCTTCGCCAGCCAAGCATCCCATCGGCCTGCTGCTTATTTATAGCCTGCTTATGTCGGTCGTAAGAATCATCAAAAAGGTCCATAAAATACTCCGTGATAATGTTTACCCGGACTATAGCAGGGTCTTTTTGACCAGGTGAACAAAAACAGTCTAAGGTTGCGACGCACTGGCATAAAGGGACACCACCGAACGAAGGGTTTGCCCTATCACATAACCCTGTCATC
This DNA window, taken from Leclercia adecarboxylata, encodes the following:
- a CDS encoding GtrA family protein, whose product is MRTFSKYIGIGIINTLSTLVIIISLTAFGVDLYAANACGYVAGILISYLLNCTFTFKKNYAFKSIFLFSLVSAVCYFANVITIYLSISIGSGPYIAQVVGMCVYTITGFLLNKYVTFK
- a CDS encoding glycosyltransferase family 2 protein, with the protein product MKNGSKLIIVVPCYNESEVFENTHLTLQSVINELIVDELISDNSGIFYVDDGSKDDTWEKIAHVCKMEGSGGLKLSRNCGHQVAVIAGLQEVDADAVITIDADLQDDVKAIKEMVIKFNEGFDVVYGVRDDRTTDSFFKRQSAKAFYNLMSKIGVEQINNHADFRLLSRRAKEALLSYKESNLYLRGIVPTIGFKTSIVYYKRLERLAGQSKYPFRKMLALAVQGITSNTVFPLRAIAFIGLLISFTSFLFLIFIILNKLFGNTFPGWASISAGIYFLGGVQMFSIGIIGEYVGKIYIETKKRPRYFIENKYDV
- a CDS encoding glucosyltransferase domain-containing protein, whose translation is MDIKNLTITQEDKPLIYTIIVSLTIVYGYSLANYSMSIDNEFTEFFAQKLSIGRWGGAFLKETILPNPYAPFFTNLIFCIFLGFSAFTTSKLLSFKRNKAILFSVLCISYPAIFYQADFIMQSDAVSIGMFVGVISAYLVICSLEKIDSTPRKIGIYILSALFYCFSISVYQSIFNTALGIIAIFYAHNYYEGRKTLTICKLLAYICWIISALSLYVICTKALQAIYHIEGASYLINQIGWLHNSLTVNITTILAALYKLTTGSSYYGAAIFRLASVCFVLHVVMCFWKRRGAVSIIMALLAYLSPFVLVIALASDAPPRTFTFQPFIHAFFICTIVFSYFKESTANYVTYILCIIGVWFGSSTYSKLMFSDHMIWQSDKITAAEIISTIRNKIPQYSEGETPIYFYGALNKNNIWKPGNSDIFGSSFFAWDGGNSERIIAFYRSNLIADIKPVTYAQAMSINDKIKEVKPWPSREAIFMENGIVVVKLSNNEGFTGNLSR